The Atribacterota bacterium nucleotide sequence ACAGAGGCATTAGTTTTTCTGAATGTTTTCAGCATTTCAAAACGTCTTATTGAATTGACTGATCCAGGCTCAATTAACTCTCTTAATTCTTCATCAGCTGTAGTAACGGTAGCTGCTACATTAATATAGGTTAATCTTGACAGCTCATCAATTAAATCAAAATCTCTTAATATCAGATCTGATTTGGTGGAAATAATCACCGGATTTTTAAACCGGATAAAAAGTTTTAGTATTTCCGGCATAAATTTATAATATTTCTCTGCTGGCTGATAGCTGTCAGTAACTCCACCAATGTTAACAATCTCTCTTTTCCAGTCAGGATTGCTGAGTTGTTTTTCCAGCTTTTCAATGATATTTGTTTTGATAAATATATCCTCATAATAGTTCTGTGAGCCAAGATACTCATGAGAATAAATTGCATAGCAATATTTGCAGCCATGTTCACAACCACGATAAACATTCAAGTCCCACCTGTAAGGCATCTTTCTTTTAAGCTTATTCAATGCTGTTTCACAATACATTTCCTTAAACTTTTTTTCTCTCATAATCATATTTTTATGCAAATCCCC carries:
- a CDS encoding radical SAM protein, translated to MREKKFKEMYCETALNKLKRKMPYRWDLNVYRGCEHGCKYCYAIYSHEYLGSQNYYEDIFIKTNIIEKLEKQLSNPDWKREIVNIGGVTDSYQPAEKYYKFMPEILKLFIRFKNPVIISTKSDLILRDFDLIDELSRLTYINVAATVTTADEELRELIEPGSVNSIRRFEMLKTFRKTNASVGLHAMPIIPYLTDNYDNINSIFYWAKDSDVHYVLTGTLYLRGKTRKLFFEFIKEKFPHLYLDFINLYKTGGANKEYKNSLYRMVNKLRDKYSLSSSYSKIMKEKLK